The Novipirellula galeiformis genome contains a region encoding:
- the rpiB gene encoding ribose 5-phosphate isomerase B: protein MLKICLASDHRGVHIKAKLLQSLAAAGFTVSDEGTNSDTACDYPDLASQVARKVSHREADRGILICGTGIGMAITANKFAGVRAASCYDEVLIEMSRRHNDVNVLCLPGDMIGERPIDDLVLLWLRTEFDGGRHGKRVQKICSIEQANLRCDAATTPAPGPEGPQRQ from the coding sequence ATGCTGAAAATTTGCTTAGCAAGCGATCACCGTGGCGTTCATATCAAAGCCAAATTGCTGCAATCACTCGCCGCCGCCGGATTCACGGTCAGCGACGAAGGAACGAACAGCGATACCGCCTGTGATTACCCCGATTTAGCAAGCCAAGTGGCGCGTAAAGTGAGCCACCGCGAAGCCGACCGAGGAATCTTGATCTGTGGTACAGGCATTGGCATGGCGATTACGGCGAACAAATTCGCCGGCGTTCGCGCCGCGTCCTGTTACGACGAAGTCCTGATCGAAATGAGTCGGCGACACAACGATGTCAACGTGCTCTGTTTGCCCGGTGACATGATCGGCGAACGACCGATCGACGACTTGGTCCTGCTCTGGCTGCGCACCGAATTCGACGGTGGCCGACACGGTAAACGCGTGCAAAAAATCTGCTCGATCGAACAGGCCAACCTGCGCTGCGACGCCGCGACGACACCCGCCCCCGGTCCGGAGGGACCGCAGCGTCAATGA
- a CDS encoding sigma-70 family RNA polymerase sigma factor — protein sequence MTPWPTPNPLLISDLSDPANDAAWHRFDALYRPLIYRFARRRGLDHHGAEEVVSDVIRRVARVASRWNRAPGEERSCERPPQRFAAWLNRVSRNSLVNVVCRDLSHRGIGGTTHQITLESRPAATEDARSDWENDRQRILIRLAADAIRSDFDEPSWDAFWSSHVEGESIDRVAQRLGKSRGAIYAIRSRIVRRLREEVRQIEAAEDRS from the coding sequence ATGACGCCTTGGCCGACCCCCAATCCGCTGCTGATCTCGGACCTCAGCGATCCGGCGAACGACGCCGCTTGGCACCGGTTTGATGCGTTGTATCGACCGTTGATCTATCGATTCGCTCGTCGACGCGGGCTCGATCATCATGGGGCCGAGGAAGTGGTGTCGGACGTGATCCGCCGCGTCGCGCGAGTGGCCAGCCGATGGAATCGTGCTCCGGGCGAGGAACGATCCTGCGAAAGACCGCCCCAGCGTTTTGCAGCTTGGCTGAACCGCGTCTCGCGAAATTCGCTCGTCAATGTCGTCTGTCGCGATCTATCCCATCGGGGCATCGGCGGCACCACGCATCAGATTACACTCGAGTCGCGACCGGCTGCGACCGAGGATGCTCGCAGCGATTGGGAAAACGATCGCCAGCGAATTCTGATCCGACTCGCAGCCGACGCCATTCGAAGTGATTTCGATGAACCGAGTTGGGACGCGTTTTGGTCCTCGCATGTCGAGGGCGAATCGATTGACCGGGTTGCCCAACGGCTCGGCAAGTCACGCGGTGCGATCTACGCCATCCGCAGCCGGATTGTGCGGCGATTACGTGAGGAAGTTCGGCAGATTGAGGCCGCGGAGGATCGATCATGA
- a CDS encoding NHL repeat-containing protein, whose amino-acid sequence MSKIVCDTAALLNRRTLNQNSIVSFTPTSRRAMLLSSLASGAAMFSGCVSSSSQSSTQLVWGRRGFSEGRFIKPRAITISPDDELFVVDTTGRIQVFDVDGNYRRGWKTPETENGRPTGLAIQASAGPDATSNLLVADTHYYRTLTYTLEGELRVEKQLGGTSGHAPGEFAFVTDAVCDEQGCFYIGEYGDSDRIQKFDPNRNFLTQWGGTGDQHGQFVRPQSLVVHEQVLWVADSCNHRIQCFDIREEKPRLIKVIGREGNAPGEFYYPYDLAFASDGTLVVCEFGNQRLQRLEPDGKWIASWGGPGFQPGQLYDPWGIVVDSKDRVHVLDSNNNRVQRLALFS is encoded by the coding sequence TTGAGCAAGATTGTCTGCGATACCGCCGCCCTACTGAACCGCCGAACACTGAATCAAAACTCCATCGTGTCGTTTACCCCAACCTCTCGTCGCGCGATGTTGTTGTCTTCGCTTGCGTCGGGCGCCGCCATGTTTTCGGGCTGCGTTTCGAGTTCCTCTCAATCGAGTACGCAACTGGTTTGGGGGCGGCGGGGATTTAGCGAGGGGCGATTCATCAAGCCACGCGCGATCACAATTTCTCCGGATGACGAATTATTTGTCGTCGACACCACCGGACGGATTCAAGTCTTTGACGTTGACGGTAACTATCGACGCGGTTGGAAAACGCCTGAAACGGAGAACGGTCGTCCCACAGGACTCGCGATTCAAGCCTCGGCGGGGCCAGACGCGACATCGAATTTGCTTGTCGCCGATACTCATTACTATCGCACGCTAACCTATACGTTGGAGGGAGAACTGCGTGTCGAGAAACAACTGGGCGGCACCTCGGGTCATGCCCCCGGCGAGTTCGCGTTCGTGACCGATGCGGTGTGCGACGAGCAAGGTTGTTTCTATATCGGCGAGTATGGAGATTCGGATCGTATTCAGAAATTTGATCCCAATCGCAATTTTTTAACTCAGTGGGGCGGGACCGGAGATCAACATGGCCAATTCGTCCGCCCACAAAGTCTGGTCGTTCACGAGCAAGTGTTGTGGGTCGCCGATTCGTGTAACCATCGCATCCAATGTTTCGATATTCGCGAAGAGAAGCCGAGATTGATCAAGGTGATCGGTCGCGAAGGAAACGCCCCCGGCGAGTTCTATTACCCCTATGACTTGGCATTCGCCAGCGATGGGACGCTCGTCGTGTGTGAATTTGGTAACCAACGGCTGCAGCGTTTAGAGCCCGACGGAAAATGGATTGCCAGCTGGGGCGGCCCGGGGTTCCAGCCGGGGCAGTTGTACGACCCCTGGGGGATCGTGGTCGACTCGAAAGACCGGGTGCACGTGCTCGATAGCAACAACAATCGCGTTCAACGTTTAGCCCTCTTCAGCTAA
- a CDS encoding Y4yA family PLP-dependent enzyme, which produces MSAPLPRTEPLANDSQFGQHDRPVQWLRSGCRGAVPLDGVLASWMVDVLCQPSIHQWVEQFESPLNVLCEAPLEANVRALAAVAGDRNLDLQIHFARKANKCLRWIDVAKRLGIAIDVASGIELQQTLERGIEPAKIICTAAVKPVALLQQCVDHGVTIVIDNTDELLAIQSVASRSAHAAKIAIRMSGFQHRGQKLSSRFGIDVDDFASVVGSGFGLLADPSLAVVGLHFHLDGSSIAQRVTAIEQVLPWVDELNRRGQQIKFIDMGGGIPVRYLQSQDQWTVFHQEHERSLLGLREAITLDRHGLGRIAGGGNVFGKLNSYPMYQAPVSADWFSQLLDHQLDPIIAAESSVADAIRRRGLQLRCEPGRSLLDGCGMTVARVEFCKKHPSGYALIGLSMNRTQCRTTDDEFLVDPILLTCAGVRSTSRLQSVDGFFVGAYCTESEYLSLRRFHFPHGVARGDLIVFPNTAGYQMHFMESRSHQFPLAKNVFLQQPALDQASLDPIDR; this is translated from the coding sequence TTGTCCGCGCCGCTTCCTCGCACCGAACCGCTTGCCAACGACTCGCAGTTCGGTCAACACGATCGGCCGGTGCAGTGGCTTCGCAGCGGTTGTCGCGGAGCGGTGCCCCTCGATGGCGTTTTGGCATCGTGGATGGTGGACGTTTTATGCCAGCCATCGATCCACCAATGGGTCGAGCAATTTGAATCGCCTCTGAACGTCTTGTGCGAGGCTCCGCTGGAAGCCAATGTGCGTGCGTTGGCGGCCGTTGCGGGCGATCGAAATCTCGATTTGCAAATCCATTTCGCACGCAAGGCAAACAAATGCCTCCGCTGGATTGATGTCGCGAAGCGACTCGGTATCGCAATTGATGTTGCCAGCGGCATCGAGCTCCAGCAAACGCTTGAGCGAGGTATCGAGCCCGCAAAAATTATTTGCACCGCCGCGGTCAAACCGGTGGCTCTGTTGCAGCAATGTGTTGATCACGGTGTAACGATCGTGATTGATAATACAGATGAACTGTTGGCGATTCAAAGCGTCGCGAGTCGTTCGGCACACGCCGCGAAAATTGCGATCCGAATGAGTGGGTTTCAACATCGCGGTCAAAAGTTGTCCTCGCGATTTGGCATCGATGTTGATGACTTCGCAAGCGTTGTCGGTTCCGGATTCGGACTTTTAGCCGATCCGTCGCTTGCGGTGGTTGGCCTTCATTTTCATCTCGACGGCAGTTCCATCGCCCAACGTGTTACAGCGATTGAGCAAGTGTTGCCATGGGTGGATGAGCTCAATCGGCGTGGTCAGCAAATCAAATTCATTGACATGGGTGGCGGGATTCCCGTGCGGTATTTGCAATCGCAAGATCAGTGGACAGTCTTTCATCAAGAGCATGAACGTTCGCTGCTGGGGCTGCGTGAAGCGATCACGCTGGACCGTCATGGATTGGGGCGAATCGCTGGCGGTGGCAACGTTTTTGGCAAGTTGAATAGTTACCCGATGTACCAAGCCCCTGTTTCGGCAGATTGGTTTTCGCAATTGTTGGATCACCAACTCGATCCGATCATTGCCGCCGAGAGTTCGGTTGCGGATGCGATCCGTCGCCGAGGGTTGCAGCTTCGTTGTGAACCCGGGCGCAGTTTGTTGGATGGCTGCGGCATGACCGTTGCTCGCGTCGAGTTCTGCAAAAAACATCCAAGTGGTTACGCGTTGATCGGGTTGTCGATGAATCGGACTCAGTGCCGCACCACCGATGATGAATTCTTGGTTGATCCGATTCTGCTAACCTGTGCCGGAGTTCGAAGCACGAGCAGGTTGCAATCCGTTGACGGCTTTTTCGTCGGAGCTTACTGCACCGAGTCTGAGTACCTATCGCTGCGGCGGTTTCATTTTCCACACGGAGTCGCACGAGGCGACTTGATCGTGTTCCCCAATACCGCGGGCTACCAGATGCATTTTATGGAAAGTCGATCGCACCAGTTTCCGCTGGCAAAAAATGTGTTTCTCCAGCAACCTGCCTTAGATCAGGCAAGCTTGGATCCAATCGATCGCTAG
- a CDS encoding serine/threonine-protein kinase, translated as MKPNADVCLAEVDFQSLLAGEPDPRMEQHLDHCQFCAARLDQIAADEAFWKTSSSSLSDDYLDAPTSEELEVSVQLSPVLRAILSPSDDPHSLGRIGRFEICGIVGSGGMGIVLKARDIDIDRIVALKLPAAHLLELPSALERIEREARSAATIRHPNIIEIYQVDRWQGIPYLVMPYLPGPSLMSRLERHGKLDVLDAIRIARQTASALAAAHQHGVIHRDVKPANILLGKGTEQAVLTDFGIAKIQDDVSMTHTGVIVGTPGFLSPEQARGDEAGPQSDLYSLGTVLWSMLTGGPPLQGLPTHTIVAAIARGEMPKLAQAGLDLPSWVCRLVDWLHALDPEDRPETAAECETILRACEQHLLDPVRCQLPPRLQHRRRWLPWLVGVLLMMIVISVSLNGFPQWPADDNFSPRAIAPQSANGNGLVDSSVGSSKAFPATSPQNSISARPRQANMDALSFFETITPIPSTGPSTVPATPIRGVDDPEIDRLEATVQQIDLEMTALIDELDRLRDENTLPPTDEKNDED; from the coding sequence ATGAAACCCAATGCCGACGTTTGTTTAGCCGAGGTCGATTTTCAGTCGCTGTTGGCTGGCGAGCCTGACCCGCGGATGGAACAACATCTCGATCATTGCCAATTTTGCGCAGCCCGACTCGACCAAATCGCGGCGGACGAGGCGTTTTGGAAAACATCGTCCAGCAGTTTGAGCGACGATTACTTGGACGCACCGACGAGCGAGGAATTGGAGGTGTCGGTGCAGCTATCGCCGGTGCTGCGTGCCATTTTGTCGCCTAGCGATGACCCTCATTCGCTTGGGCGGATCGGACGATTTGAGATCTGCGGCATCGTGGGCAGTGGCGGAATGGGAATCGTGCTGAAGGCACGTGACATCGACATCGATCGTATCGTTGCCTTGAAACTGCCTGCCGCTCATCTGCTGGAATTGCCGTCGGCATTGGAGCGGATCGAACGCGAAGCCCGCTCGGCCGCCACCATTCGTCATCCCAATATCATCGAGATTTACCAGGTCGATCGTTGGCAAGGGATCCCGTATTTGGTCATGCCCTATTTGCCGGGGCCATCACTGATGTCGCGTTTAGAGAGGCATGGCAAGCTCGATGTTTTGGATGCAATCCGGATCGCGAGACAAACCGCCTCGGCGCTGGCCGCCGCTCATCAACATGGCGTGATCCATCGCGACGTGAAGCCAGCGAATATTTTGTTGGGGAAGGGAACCGAACAGGCGGTGCTGACCGACTTCGGGATCGCCAAAATTCAAGACGACGTCTCAATGACCCACACCGGCGTGATCGTCGGGACGCCTGGTTTCTTGTCGCCCGAACAAGCTCGCGGTGACGAGGCCGGTCCGCAAAGCGACCTGTATTCGCTTGGTACCGTGTTGTGGTCGATGCTGACCGGCGGACCTCCGCTGCAAGGATTGCCGACGCATACGATTGTCGCCGCGATCGCTCGCGGCGAGATGCCAAAACTGGCTCAAGCCGGTCTCGATCTTCCCTCCTGGGTGTGTCGCTTGGTCGATTGGCTGCATGCGCTGGATCCCGAGGATCGTCCGGAAACGGCAGCCGAATGTGAAACGATCCTGCGTGCGTGTGAACAGCATTTACTCGATCCCGTGAGGTGTCAATTGCCACCCCGTTTACAACATCGCCGCCGATGGCTGCCGTGGCTTGTTGGCGTGCTATTGATGATGATCGTGATCTCGGTCAGTCTTAATGGCTTCCCCCAATGGCCGGCCGATGACAATTTCTCGCCGCGAGCGATCGCTCCGCAGTCCGCAAACGGAAACGGTCTGGTCGACTCTTCGGTTGGATCTAGCAAAGCCTTCCCGGCTACGAGTCCGCAAAACTCGATTTCAGCGCGTCCACGGCAGGCGAACATGGACGCCCTGTCCTTCTTCGAGACGATCACGCCAATCCCTAGCACAGGTCCTTCAACCGTTCCCGCAACGCCGATACGTGGCGTTGACGATCCGGAAATCGATCGGCTCGAAGCCACGGTGCAGCAAATTGATCTGGAGATGACTGCGCTGATCGATGAACTGGATCGCTTACGAGATGAAAACACACTTCCCCCAACCGACGAGAAAAACGATGAAGACTAA
- a CDS encoding carbon starvation CstA family protein, with product MSTLIVALASIVGFVVAYNTYGRWLSRRLFKLTADAVVPSHELRDDVDFVPTRRSVIFGHHFTSIAGTGPIVGPALAVFWGWLPALMWVIFGSILIGGVHDMAALVISLRNKGQTIGEVAGRLITPRAKVLFLAVLALALSVVLAVFGLVIAIIFAIYPESVLSVWIAMPVAVVIGIWVYKKGGGLLMPSVLGLLILYGAVYFGAYYLPISLPANTDGFFTPVVVWTLILLVYAFAASVLPVWLLLQPRDYINSHQLYVALVLLVVGLGVASISGKADLVASAPAIAKAENVPADAPPILPFLFITIACGACSGFHCLVSSGTTSKQINCELDAQAVGYGAMLLEGGLAVLVILACCAGVGMGRVERSEVNGIGEYATVMAADGTAITGNAAWKTYYRATKADGSPGGWADHKLPQKLAAFIDGGANFLATIGLPLKLAVAIMAVLVASFAATTLDTATRLQRYVLQELGQSVHVKPMTNKYIATGIAVAVAAVIALEVGDKPGTGGMVLWPLFGATNQLLAGLALMVAVFYLARRSKPFAFVAIPMVIMLVMPAWAMTYDLVYNWVPQQKWTLILFGFGILGLQAWMVLEGLLMWQRCRGVLEAPIASTTSPAAESAAAS from the coding sequence ATGAGCACATTGATTGTTGCCTTGGCCTCGATCGTCGGCTTTGTTGTGGCATACAACACCTATGGTCGTTGGTTGTCACGCCGATTGTTCAAATTGACGGCGGACGCGGTCGTCCCCAGCCATGAATTGCGTGACGATGTCGATTTCGTACCCACGCGTCGCTCGGTCATTTTTGGGCATCACTTTACCAGCATTGCCGGGACTGGACCGATCGTGGGACCCGCCTTGGCGGTGTTTTGGGGGTGGTTGCCGGCTCTAATGTGGGTGATCTTCGGTTCGATCTTGATCGGCGGTGTCCACGACATGGCGGCGCTCGTGATATCGCTTCGCAATAAAGGGCAAACGATTGGCGAAGTGGCGGGACGTTTGATTACACCGCGGGCCAAGGTGCTCTTCTTAGCGGTCTTGGCGCTGGCGCTGTCGGTCGTCTTAGCCGTCTTTGGCTTGGTGATCGCGATTATTTTCGCCATCTATCCCGAGTCGGTATTGAGCGTCTGGATCGCCATGCCGGTGGCCGTCGTGATCGGCATCTGGGTTTACAAAAAGGGAGGCGGGCTGCTGATGCCAAGCGTGCTGGGGTTGTTGATCTTGTATGGGGCCGTTTACTTCGGTGCGTATTATCTGCCGATCTCGTTGCCCGCAAACACCGATGGCTTTTTCACACCGGTGGTCGTGTGGACGTTGATATTGCTGGTCTATGCCTTCGCCGCGTCGGTGTTGCCGGTCTGGTTGTTGTTGCAACCACGCGACTACATCAACTCTCACCAATTGTATGTCGCGTTGGTATTGTTGGTGGTCGGGTTGGGAGTCGCTTCGATTTCGGGGAAAGCCGACTTGGTGGCCTCGGCACCGGCGATCGCCAAGGCCGAGAATGTGCCGGCCGATGCGCCACCGATTTTGCCATTCCTGTTCATCACCATCGCTTGCGGCGCGTGCAGCGGGTTCCATTGCTTGGTCAGCAGCGGTACGACCAGCAAGCAAATCAATTGCGAATTGGATGCACAAGCGGTCGGTTATGGAGCGATGTTGCTCGAGGGCGGTTTGGCGGTGTTGGTAATCCTCGCTTGTTGTGCGGGAGTGGGGATGGGGCGAGTCGAGCGAAGCGAGGTCAACGGGATTGGCGAGTATGCAACCGTAATGGCGGCCGATGGTACCGCAATCACAGGCAACGCCGCTTGGAAAACGTATTATCGCGCGACAAAAGCCGATGGATCACCGGGCGGTTGGGCCGATCATAAGTTGCCGCAGAAGTTGGCCGCGTTCATCGACGGCGGTGCGAACTTTTTGGCCACGATCGGACTGCCGCTAAAACTAGCCGTTGCGATCATGGCGGTGCTTGTCGCTAGTTTTGCCGCGACCACGCTTGATACCGCGACCCGATTGCAGCGTTATGTCTTGCAAGAACTTGGCCAAAGTGTGCATGTCAAACCGATGACCAACAAATACATTGCGACGGGAATCGCGGTTGCCGTCGCCGCCGTCATCGCACTCGAGGTGGGGGACAAACCGGGAACGGGCGGAATGGTGCTGTGGCCTTTGTTCGGAGCAACCAATCAATTGCTGGCCGGATTGGCGCTGATGGTTGCCGTCTTCTACCTCGCCCGACGCTCCAAACCGTTTGCCTTCGTCGCCATTCCGATGGTGATCATGTTGGTCATGCCAGCGTGGGCGATGACGTATGACTTGGTTTATAACTGGGTCCCCCAACAGAAATGGACATTAATTCTGTTTGGATTCGGCATTCTAGGTTTGCAAGCCTGGATGGTGCTCGAAGGATTATTGATGTGGCAACGCTGTCGCGGCGTGCTCGAAGCTCCGATTGCGTCCACCACGTCGCCTGCAGCCGAATCGGCTGCGGCAAGCTGA
- the trpS gene encoding tryptophan--tRNA ligase — MRVLSGIQPTGRPHWGNFFGAIHQYIDLQEDNDGFYFIADMHALTTVRDANALKQYTLDAALDLMALGLDPKKATLFVQSQVPEVSELTWLLMTGTPMGLLERCHAYKDKKEKGLNADAGLFTYPVLMAADILIYDSEVVPVGQDQIQHIEVARDLAGSFNHTFGETFKLPKAKTLDHSAKVPGTDGEKMSKSYNNTLPLFGNVKQIRKQIMRITTDSRAMEEPKEPEGDHLFQLYRLFSSPEDVETMAAMYRRGGFGYGDVKKAVAEASENYFAEARARREELEANLDYVHETLRDGAARAREVAATVLSRAQKACGLR, encoded by the coding sequence ATGCGTGTTCTCTCTGGTATCCAACCCACCGGACGACCTCACTGGGGCAACTTTTTTGGTGCGATTCATCAATACATCGACCTGCAAGAAGACAACGATGGCTTTTATTTCATCGCGGATATGCACGCCTTAACGACCGTGCGTGACGCGAATGCCCTCAAGCAGTACACGCTCGACGCGGCATTGGATCTGATGGCGCTCGGGTTGGACCCGAAAAAGGCGACGTTGTTCGTCCAGTCTCAAGTGCCAGAAGTTAGCGAGTTGACTTGGTTATTGATGACGGGCACGCCGATGGGGCTGCTCGAGCGGTGCCACGCCTACAAAGACAAAAAAGAAAAGGGACTCAATGCGGACGCGGGGCTATTCACCTATCCCGTGTTGATGGCTGCGGACATTTTGATCTATGACTCCGAAGTCGTTCCCGTCGGCCAGGATCAAATCCAACACATCGAAGTGGCCCGTGATCTGGCTGGTAGTTTCAACCACACCTTTGGCGAAACCTTCAAGTTGCCCAAGGCAAAAACGCTCGATCATAGCGCCAAGGTTCCTGGAACCGATGGCGAAAAGATGAGTAAGAGTTACAACAACACGCTGCCGTTATTTGGTAACGTCAAACAAATTCGCAAACAGATCATGCGAATCACCACCGACAGCCGGGCGATGGAAGAACCCAAAGAGCCCGAGGGCGATCATCTGTTCCAGCTGTATCGATTGTTCTCATCGCCCGAGGATGTCGAAACCATGGCAGCGATGTATCGACGAGGCGGGTTCGGTTACGGCGACGTCAAGAAGGCGGTTGCCGAAGCAAGTGAAAACTACTTTGCCGAGGCGCGGGCACGTCGCGAAGAACTCGAAGCAAATTTGGATTACGTCCACGAAACCCTTCGCGACGGAGCAGCACGGGCTCGTGAAGTCGCCGCCACCGTCCTGTCGCGTGCACAAAAAGCCTGCGGCCTGCGTTAG
- a CDS encoding arsenate reductase/protein-tyrosine-phosphatase family protein, whose protein sequence is MLKILDLKTAEDSRDIVHRTVQALVEGQVVGVPTETTYSLAALALSTTGVEQLKTLTRGALQPSQDGNRLETDRHWMELSIRSREAAGDFVGAASNTVRRLLRRCCPGPLTVMVQCPEPFSALSQLSAGVREQVTDDKGHVGFRVVDHFVLDQIHRYLSGPLLLASFQPSEGTPVATVAARVAEMYGDDLPLLLDDGPTRYGGVTTVVRVSGNRWQLLREGVIERAAMNQFVKPVIAVVCTGNTCRSPMAETLLREQLNKRTGCDDAVRVISAGVAASNGAGASPQAVAVMGSRGLDLTGHSSRPLDESVVNVADLILTMTRGHRAAILAAWPDMHERVFTLRRDGGDISDPVGLAVEVYEACADQINDELGKWLDSLGEDFFPSETPSQDE, encoded by the coding sequence ATGCTTAAAATTCTCGACCTGAAAACCGCAGAAGATTCACGTGATATCGTGCATCGGACGGTTCAGGCATTGGTCGAAGGACAAGTGGTGGGGGTTCCCACCGAAACGACCTACTCGCTGGCCGCATTGGCCTTGAGTACCACCGGTGTCGAACAGCTCAAGACGCTCACCCGAGGGGCACTACAGCCGTCCCAGGATGGCAACCGGCTCGAAACGGACCGCCATTGGATGGAATTATCGATCCGCAGCCGCGAAGCGGCTGGCGATTTCGTCGGCGCCGCTTCGAATACGGTGCGGCGTCTCTTGCGACGGTGTTGTCCGGGGCCGTTGACGGTGATGGTGCAGTGCCCCGAGCCCTTTTCGGCACTTTCTCAGCTGTCCGCTGGAGTGCGTGAACAGGTTACCGACGACAAAGGTCACGTTGGTTTTCGGGTCGTCGACCACTTCGTTTTGGATCAAATACACCGTTATTTGTCGGGGCCGCTGCTGCTCGCGAGTTTCCAGCCGAGCGAGGGGACGCCGGTAGCCACCGTCGCAGCTCGAGTGGCGGAAATGTACGGCGATGATTTGCCACTGCTGCTCGACGACGGCCCAACTCGTTATGGTGGTGTAACGACGGTTGTCCGAGTCAGTGGCAATCGATGGCAGTTGCTTCGCGAGGGCGTGATCGAACGTGCAGCTATGAATCAATTTGTAAAACCTGTGATTGCGGTGGTGTGTACCGGAAACACCTGCCGCAGCCCGATGGCTGAGACACTTTTACGTGAACAGCTGAACAAACGCACCGGTTGCGACGACGCGGTGCGAGTCATCTCGGCGGGCGTTGCAGCTTCCAACGGAGCGGGCGCGAGCCCCCAAGCGGTTGCCGTGATGGGCTCACGCGGACTCGATTTAACCGGGCACAGCAGCCGACCGCTGGACGAATCGGTCGTCAATGTCGCGGATTTGATCCTGACGATGACCCGTGGGCACCGCGCTGCGATTCTGGCCGCTTGGCCGGACATGCATGAGCGTGTCTTTACGCTCCGACGCGATGGCGGCGATATTTCCGACCCTGTCGGGTTGGCGGTCGAGGTCTACGAGGCCTGTGCCGACCAAATTAATGATGAACTAGGTAAATGGCTCGATTCGCTTGGTGAAGATTTCTTCCCGAGCGAGACTCCCAGCCAAGATGAATAG
- a CDS encoding DNA polymerase III subunit, translated as MMSTNWSNLIGHKQIENWFATAIRKGHLTGSFLFVGQPGVGKRTTANLLARTLLCERNAPEDMNPCGVCEGCVQVAAGTHPDVTRVSKPNDKSFIPLELLIGPPDSRMQEGFCRDVRLKPMRGRRRVAMIEDADFLNEEGANCLLKTLEEPSSNAVILLIGTSEQRQLPTIRSRCRVIRFQSPSSENAQRLMREVHSIEATDQQIAEAVEVSGGDMHVAVRLLSGEADKLRDALRSQFGSRTPDPVALCRMINAHVEQAGKEAAKRRAAMRDVFSFAVQHYRQQLRQGLGDRLVTQHSLNRLDRSIRALREVDRSANQSTLIECYSADIAAATTGDRGEIG; from the coding sequence ATGATGTCAACCAATTGGTCTAACCTGATTGGCCACAAACAAATTGAAAACTGGTTTGCGACCGCGATCCGGAAAGGACATCTGACGGGCAGCTTTCTGTTTGTTGGACAACCCGGTGTCGGCAAGCGAACCACCGCAAATCTGTTGGCGCGAACCTTGTTGTGCGAGCGCAACGCCCCCGAAGACATGAATCCCTGTGGCGTTTGTGAAGGCTGTGTTCAAGTCGCCGCCGGCACCCACCCCGATGTCACCCGCGTTAGCAAACCGAACGACAAATCGTTCATCCCATTGGAATTGCTAATCGGGCCGCCGGATTCACGCATGCAAGAAGGTTTTTGTCGCGATGTGCGACTCAAACCAATGCGGGGTCGCCGTCGTGTCGCCATGATCGAAGACGCCGACTTTCTCAACGAAGAAGGGGCCAATTGTTTGCTGAAAACGCTCGAAGAACCGAGCTCGAATGCCGTCATTCTATTGATTGGGACCAGCGAACAACGCCAATTGCCCACCATCCGTTCGCGCTGCCGTGTGATTCGGTTCCAATCTCCCTCGTCCGAGAACGCCCAACGATTGATGCGAGAGGTTCACTCGATCGAAGCGACCGATCAACAGATTGCTGAAGCCGTTGAAGTTTCCGGAGGCGACATGCACGTGGCCGTTCGCTTGCTCAGCGGAGAAGCGGACAAGCTTCGCGATGCGCTGCGGTCCCAGTTTGGTTCCCGTACCCCGGATCCGGTAGCCTTGTGCCGGATGATCAATGCCCATGTCGAACAAGCGGGCAAAGAAGCCGCAAAGCGACGCGCCGCAATGCGGGATGTGTTTTCGTTTGCAGTCCAGCATTACCGCCAACAACTTAGGCAAGGCTTGGGCGACCGCTTGGTCACACAGCATTCACTAAATCGACTGGACCGCTCGATTCGCGCGTTGCGAGAAGTGGACCGCAGTGCGAATCAAAGCACCTTGATCGAATGCTACTCCGCCGACATCGCTGCGGCGACCACCGGCGACCGTGGTGAAATCGGGTAG